A single window of Aspergillus flavus chromosome 4, complete sequence DNA harbors:
- a CDS encoding putative glutamyl-tRNA amidotransferase subunit A (unnamed protein product) has product METPKEKPSWQEIAQGVQKTRDDSIARIDPPIPSLPTALPNRVVDIPRQLLSSSEVSITETSAEDLVVCLAAGELTATAVARAFLRRAAIAQKLTNCIYELLPERALAQAERLDNYLLEHGTPAGPLHGLPISVKAHVGIAGRDNTAGFVGWVGRKNTDDAKIVKILVDAGAVVYARTTEPQGLMALETCSNITGNTVNPHNTALSAGGSSGGESALQALYGSPLGIGSDIGGSIRSPASNCGLYGLKPTNGRVPLIGCAAYVIGCETILGTLGPLSPTLGGIKLFMKTILAAKPWTTDPSLHQIPWRDNESHIYRDGKKKLTVGVLWDDGVVKPAPPVARALQEMMDRLKAFPSDVEVIEWKPYKQKEALEILTRLYAPDGGKAFAENLALSGEPYLPLLAWTLRDTPGVEELSLHEVWEWTLKREMFRYSYLQEWNTLAPKMDVILCPAYPTPAPLLDTSRYWGYTSIWNLLDYPAIVFPVTKVDPTRDAKDPTYTPRNEFDSWCHNHYDAQKQQEAPVCLQLVAKRFEDEKVVQALEVIKEKIGLPFVDCLA; this is encoded by the exons ATGGAAACCCCCAAGGAGAAGCCGTCCTGGCAAGAAATTGCTCAGGGGGTGCAGAAAACTCGCGACGATTCTATCGCACGCATCGACCCCCCTATACCTTCGTTGCCTACAGCACTACCCAACCGGGTGGTCGATATTCCTCGCCAgctcctctcctcttcggaGGTATCCATCACGGAAACATCTGCTGAGGACTTGGTAGTCTGTCTAGCTGCGGGGGAACTGACCGCGACCGCGGTCGCAAGGGCATTCCTGCGACGTGCAGCAATTGCCCAAAAACTG ACCAATTGTATCTATGAACTCCTCCCCGAGCGCGCTCTTGCCCAGGCAGAACGATTGGACAATTACTTGCTCGAACATGGAACACCAGCAGGGCCGTTGCACGGCTTACCTATCAGTGTCAAAGCACACGTAGGAATTGCCGGACGAGACAACACAGCCGGATTTGTCGGCTGGGTTGGCCGAAAAAACACGGACGATGCGAAAATCGTCAAGATTCTCGTCGACGCGGGTGCCGTAGTGTATGCAAGAACGACGGAGCCGCAGGGTTTG ATGGCACTCGAAACCTGCAGTAACATCACAGGAAATACCGTGAATCCCCATAATACGGCCCTGTCTGCGGGCGGTTCATCAGGGGGTGAGTCCGCGTTGCAAGCGCTTTATGGCAGCCCCCTCGGAATTGGATCAGATATCG GTGGCAGCATCCGATCTCCTGCCTCGAACTGCGGGCTGTATGGCCTCAAGCCAACCAATGGCCGGGTTCCATTGATTGGATGCGCCGCATATGTGATCGGCTGTGAAACAATCCTAGGCACCTTGGGGCCACTCTCACCCACCCTAGGAGgaattaaactttttatgAAGACAATACTGGCCGCCAAACCTTGGACCACTGACCCCTCATTGCACCAAATTCCATGGCGCGATAACGAATCTCACATCTACCgagatggaaagaaaaagcttaCCGTGGGAGTGTTATGGGATGATGGTGTCGTGAAGCCTGCACCACCAGTAGCAAGGGCCTTGCAAGAAATGATGGACCGGTTGAAAGCCTTTCCTTCCGATGTGGAGGTCATCGAGTGGAAGCCTTACAAACAGAAAGAAGCATTAGAGATTCTT ACGAGGCTATACGCTCCTGATGGCGGCAAGGCATTCGCTGAAAACCTCGCCCTCTCAGGAGAACCCTACTTGCCACTCTTAGCATGGACACTCCGAGACACCCCTGGAGTTGAAGAGCTCAGTCTGCATGAAGTCTGGGAGTGGACCCTTAAGCGCGAAATGTTCCGATACTCTTACCTCCAAG AATGGAACACCCTCGCTCCGAAGATGGATGTGATCCTCTGCCCGGCGTACCCAACACCCGCGCCACTGCTTGACACCTCCCGTTATTGGGGATACACATCAATCTGGAATCTGTTGGACTACCCAGCAATTGTTTTCCCTGTCACCAAGGTCGACCCTACAAGGGATGCGAAGGACCCGACATACACGCCCCGAAACGAATTCGATAGTTGGTGTCATAATCATTACGATGCGCAAAAGCAACAGGAAGCGCCGGTCTGTTTGCAGCTGGTAGCGAAGAGATTTGAGGACGAGAAAGTTGTCCAGGCCCTGGAGGTCATTAAGGAGAAAATTGGATTACCTTTCGTGGACTGCTTAGCATGA
- a CDS encoding putative pectin methylesterase (Probable pectinesterase A) has product MHGSLLKLALLSFSLASSAAVLPRDTGRTSAPSGCSTVGTSGDYSTIGDALTALGSSTADACIYIAAGTYEEQLVINYAGHLTLYGETTDTQTYKQNTVTITHTISSPEAGSLDNSATVNIKSDLVSVYNINIANGYGSGAQAVALVANADQLGFYACQFTGYQDTLYAKAGHQYYINSRIEGAVDYIFGDASAWFENCDIVSNGAGYITAMSRETTSDTAWYAIDHCNIKAASGVDLTGDVYLGRPWRVLARVIYQYSVLPDIINAKGWHSMADGATPLYYEFNNTGAGSDTSDREYLSTIDAPVAKETVLGDDYKNWVDSSY; this is encoded by the exons ATGCACGGTTCCCTCCTGAAACTTGCTCTATTGAGCTTCAGTCTCGCTAGTTCTGCAGCTGTGCTACCCAGGGACACAGGTCGAACCAGTGCGCCATCTGGATGTTCTACGGTGGGCACGTCTGGCGATTATTCAACCATCGGCGATGCTCTCACTGCTCTAGGCTCATCGACGGCGGACGCATGTATTTACATTGCCGCTGGCACGTACGAGGAGCAGCTGGTTATTAACTATGCGGGCCACTTGACATTATACGGAGAGACAACAGATACACAAACCTATAAGCAGAATACCGTCACCATCACTCATACCATATCATCTCCGGAGGCTGGTTCCCTCGATAACAGTGCCACTGTCAATATCAAGTCGGACTTGGTTTCGGTGTACAATATCAATATAGCGAATGGATATGGGTCAGGCGCGCAGGCCGTTGC CCTCGTCGCAAATGCCGACCAACTTGGCTTTTATGCATGCCAATTCACAGGGTATCAGGATACTTTGTATGCCAAAGCCGGCCATCAGTACTATATCAATTCTCGGATTGAAG GAGCTGTCGATTATATCTTTGGCGACGCATCTGCCTGGTTTGAAAATTGCGATATAGTCTCGAATGGTGCTGGTTACATCACCGCCATGTCGCGTGAGACCACTTCGGACACTGCTTGGTATGCCATTGACCACTGCAACATCAAGGCAGCGTCGGGAGTGGATCTGACTGGCGATGTATACCTGGGCCGACCCTGGCGCGTCCTCGCCCGCGTGATCTATCAGTACTCAGTCCTACCGGACATTATTAACGCCAAAGGTTGGCATTCTATGGCGGATGGTGCGACGCCTCTCTATTATGAGTTCAACAATACTGGTGCTGGATCCGACACATCGGACCGAGAGTATCTAAGTACCATTGATGCTCCTGTGGCCAAGGAAACAGTTTTAGGAGACGACTATAAAAATTGGGTTGATTCAAGCTATTAG
- a CDS encoding tannase and feruloyl esterase-domain-containing protein, translating into MKVSLWLTLLGVNLSLALAVGTDFPASCQAFSPDTRAANAHREFTEYVPAGTNLSLPYNDATCARPNQVVTVDLCRVALYVETSNRSSVTTEIWLPRNWTGRFLGTGNGGIDGCIKYEDLAYGAANGFAVVGSNNGHNGTTAASFYQNSDVLADFAWRALHLSTVIGKEITQAFYGEPHRKSYYLGCSLGGRQGINSAVEFPDDFDGIIAGSPAVDFNSLVSWRASFFPITGSANSTDFISVSTWKDLIHAEVLTQCDTLDCVNDGIIEDPSLCNFCPEALKCTDDRINNCLSPAQVEIVRKVFSPMYGEDGQLIFPAMQPGSELEAADQLYTGKPFRYSKEWFQYVVYNPSWDPAEFDIHDAKVADDLNPQNIRTWPNDLSNYEKRGGKIITFHGQQDGKITSFNTERFYNHLATAMNMSSSELDNFFRFFRISGMSHCSSGPGAWAFGQGGSPAPAMTPFNGNENILAALVAWVEHGVAPETITGTNIAQPAAELSEAKPAQPNAPVDSPGESKKQPTPETNQRGGDEKTPNERHHVNHEQHRSIGGRTAVFQNQHQSANIKCPGYPLFWFLPERFAAYAYRSTDILSFTESPPEIPTYKEPRLGTVPVGMVLNVPDHVDESAGIRARVAFDVAVLHVSLEPPFWTIASRTGRLLNSTDYCLNPSFATEKLRLIKVREMIQTHIIELTTYRHRFLLVLRSWRKERRLWEVRLAISQVRRGNNAIFQHPLTHEDLDRLCLWYREQQAADDRGEIDPSSFGRVTGMVNPCAKELQPNSQGGFVNDSIVTRFEKLKEAIRGVLARISTLQAQEHEERRRQREQHAKREQGAPDRGHNGICLPGDALLVDFEFDTEDPFPSASVIDPLPTDLEHRAAHYHWHVERHGVWAPKGLFKRATYLNTFQLAGPDDLSFFDKPRAEWPRGHQGLLFEHVDYVDDFQVHPWGIPATRFAQALRQQPRYTAAAIYSKKARMVLKSIEHWYFTNKEVAFGGIQDWPLPCGVRDGLLEVIQELQ; encoded by the exons ATGAAGGTCTCGCTGTGGCTAACCCTCCTCGGCGTAAATCTATCTCTCGCCTTGGCCGTGGGGACTGACTTCCCAGCCTCATGCCAAGCTTTTTCACCTGATACGAGGGCTGCGAACGCACATCGTGAGTTCACTGAATATGTGCCCGCGGGGACAAATCTCAGTTTGCCGTACAATGATGCAACATGTGCTCGCCCGAATCAGGTTGTCACAGTGGACCTTTGCCGTGTCGCATTATACGTGGAGACGTCCAACAGATCGAGCGTTACCACAGAAATATGGCTCCCAAGAAATTGGACGGGAAGGTTTTTGGGGACCGGAAATGGTGGTATCGATGGTT GTATAAAATATGAGGATCTTGCGTACGGGGCCGCAAATGGATTCGCCGTTGTCGGGTCGAATAACGGACACAATGGCACGACTGCTGCCTCGTTTTACCAGAACTCGGATGTTCTTGCGGATTTTGCTTGGAGAGC ACTTCATCTTAGCACAGTGATAGGCAAAGAAATCACTCAAGCGTTCTATGGAGAACCTCATAGGAAGTCATACTATCTGGGCTGCTCCTTGGGTGGACGGCAAGGCATTAATTCTGCAGTGGAATTCCCAGACGACTTCGACGGCATTATCGCGGGCTCACCGGCAGTGGACTTCAACAGTCTTGTCTCTTGGAGAGCAAGTTTCTTCCCAATTACTGGCTCCGCTAACTCTACTGACTTCATAAGTGTATCCACATGGAAGGATCTGATCCACGCGGAGGTATTGACACAGTGCGATACACTTGACTGTGTCAATGACGGAATCATCGAGGATCCCTCTTTGTGCAATTTCTGTCCAGAAGCATTAAAGTGTACGGACgatagaataaataattgTCTCAGCCCTGCGCAAGTAGAGATCGTGCGGAAGGTCTTTAGTCCGATGTACGGCGAAGATGGACAACTGATATTCCCAGCAATGCAACCAGGGAGCGAGCTAGAGGCCGCAGACCAGCTTTATACAGGGAAGCCATTCCGTTATTCTAAA GAATGGTTTCAATACGTGGTTTATAACCCGTCTTGGGATCCAGCTGAGTTTGATATCCACGACGCAAAGGTCGCGGATGACTTGAATCCGCAGAATATCAGGACCTGGCCGAACGACCTATCAAACTACGAAAAGCGAGGAGGAAAGATAATCACCTTCCATGGGCAGCAGGACGGTAAGATAACAAGCTTCAACACGGAGCGGTTTTACAATCATCTTGCGACAGCTATGAACATGTCTTCCTCCGAGCTTGATAACTTCTTCCGCTTTTTTCGCATCTCAGGCATGTCCCACTGTAGCTCAGGGCCGGGCGCATGGGCATTTGGACAGGGTGGTAGCCCTGCTCCAGCAATGACGCCATTTAATGGGAATGAAAATATCTTGGCTGCGTTGGTGGCTTGGGTGGAACACGGGGTAGCCCCAGAGACAATCACGGGGACAAA TATAGCACAGCCGGCAGCTGAACTGTCTGAGGCGAAGCCTGCCCAGCCCAACGCCCCTGTCGACAGTCCTGGTGAAAGCAAAAAGCAGCCTACCCCTGAGACCAACCAACGTGGTGGTGATGAGAAGACCCCAAACGAAAGACACCATGTGAACCATGAACAGCACCGTAGCATTGGTGGAAGAACTGCCGTCTTTCAAAACCAACACCAGTCGGCCAATATCAAATGCCCTGGGTACCCGCTCTTCTGGTTTCTCCCTGAACGATTTGCAGCCTATGCCTATCGATCTACCGATATTCTGTCCTTCACGGAGTCCCCGCCTGAAATACCTACCTACAAGGAACCTAGGTTGGGTACTGTCCCTGTTGGCATGGTCTTAAACGTTCCAGATCATGTGGATGAGAGTGCTGGTATCAGAGCTCGTGTGGCGTTTGATGTTGCAGTCTTGCATGTTTCTCTCGAGCCCCCTTTTTGGACCATCGCTAGCAGGACCGGCAGACTTCTGAATAGCACAGACTACTGCCTTAACCCCAGCTTTGCCACCGAGAAACTCAGACTGATCAAGGTCAGAGAGATGATACAGACTCACATAATCGAGTTGACCACCTATCGCCACCGATTCCTCCTGGTGTTACGCTCTTGGCGCAAGGAACGAAGGCTTTGGGAGGTTCGACTAGCGATCTCTCAGGTCAGACGGGGCAACAACGCGATATTTCAGCATCCCCTGACACACGAAGACCTCGACCGTCTTTGCCTTTGGTATCGTGAGCAACAAGCAGCCGATGACCGTGGAGAGATTGACCCGTCCTCGTTCGGTCGGGTTACTGGCATGGTGAATCCATGTGCCAAGGAGCTCCAACCCAACTCGCAGGGCGGTTTCGTGAACGACTCTATTGTCACTCGcttcgagaagctcaaggaggcTATAAGGGGCGTTCTTGCTAGGATCAGTACATTGCAAGCCCAGGAACACGAGGAGAGACGGCGCCAGCGGGAGCAACACGCCAAGCGGGAGCAAGGAGCACCTGATCGTGGACACAATGGGATATGTCTTCCAGGAGATGCTTTGCTAGTTGATTTCGAATTCGACACTGAGGATCCCTTCCCTTCAGCTTCTGTCATCGACCCCCTGCCCACTGACCTCGAGCATCGCGCGGCACACTATCACTGGCACGTCGAAAGGCATGGTGTCTGGGCCCCGAAAGGCTTGTTCAAGCGTGCGACCTATCTTAACACCTTTCAACTTGCAGGTCCGGatgatctttctttcttcgataaACCACGTGCAGAGTGGCCCCGAGGACACCAAGGTCTGCTCTTTGAACATGTGGACTATGTCGACGACTTTCAGGTGCATCCCTGGGGTATTCCAGCAACACGCTTCGCTCAAGCTCTACGGCAACAGCCTCGGTATACCGCTGCTGCCATATATTCCAAAAAGGCACGTATGGTTCTTAAGAGTATTGAGCATTGGTATTTTACGAATAAAGAGGTCGCCTTTGGTGGTATTCAAGATTGGCCTCTTCCGTGTGGTGTTCGCGACGGTCTTTTGGAGGTCATCCAGGAACTGCAGTGA
- a CDS encoding putative extracellular exo-polygalacturonase (Probable endo-xylogalacturonan hydrolase A) has protein sequence MISLNSIFLLSLVGLSRAAPSRSETSPDRTIKPRAACTPTAGGSSSTDDVPAIQEAITSCGDGGTIVIPADTTYYLNSVLDFKGCSNCDFQVEGLLQFTSSTDYWNGKTAMISVSDIDGLKLRSVTGSGVIDGNGQESWDKFAEDSSYKRPTLLYITGGSNIEVSGLRQKNPPNVFISVKGDTSNAQFTSLTMDATSNSDNLPKNTDAFDIGASTYVTISSVAITNDDDCVAFKPGANYVTVENVSCTGSHGISVGSLGKSSDDTVQNVYARNITMINSSKAAGIKTYPSGGDHGLSTVKNATFEDFIVDGCDYAFQIQSCYGEDDTYCEENPGDAVLEGIVVKGFTGTTSDKEDPVVANLNCGSKGTCDVTISGFEVKAPSGDAKILCGNTPSDLGVTCSSGASG, from the exons ATGATCAGCCTCAATAGCATTTTCCTGCTGTCGCTAGTTGGCCTCAGCAGAGCTGCCCCATCGAGAAGCGAAACATCCCCCGATAGGACTATCAAGCCTCGTGCTGCTTGCACTCCCACTGCTGGTGGAAGCTCCTCAACCGATGACGTTCCGGCAATCCAGGAGGCAATCACATCATGCGGTGACGGAGGTACGATCGTTATCCCGGCCGATACGACGTATTACTTGAATAGTGTACTTGATTTTAAGGGTTGCTCAAACTGTGACTTCCAGGTGGAAGGTTTGCTCCAGTTCACCAGTTCCACAGATTACTGGAATGGAAAGACGGCCATGATCAGTGTCTCGGACATTGACGGGTTGAAGCTTCGCTCGGTAACGGGCTCTGGGGTGATTGATGGGAATGGGCAAGAGTC GTGGGATAAATTCGCTGAAGACAGCAGCTACAAGCGCCCGACCCTGCTTTATATCACCGGCGGCAGCAATATCGAGGTGTCCGGTCTTCGACAAAAGAACCCTCCCAATGTGTTTATTTCCGTCAAAGGTGACACATCAAATGCCCAGTTTACAAGTCTGACTATGGATGCTACCTCAAATTCGGACAATCTTCCAAAGAATACGGATGCCTTTGACATAGGCGCCAGCACATACGTGACAATCTCATCGGTCGCTATCACGAACGACGATGACTGCGTGGCGTTCAAACCGGGCGCAAATTATGTAACTGTTGAGAATGTGTCTTGTACAGGATCCCATGGCATTTCGGTGGGCTCGCTTGGAAAGTCTAGCGACGATACCGTCCAGAATGTTTATGCCCGCAACATTACAATGATCAACTCGAGCAAGGCAGCAGGCATCAAAACCTACCCCAGCGGTGGAGACCATGGCCTATCAACGGTGAAGAACGCCACATTCGAGGATTTTATTGTCGATGGCTGTGATTATGCCTTCCAGATTCAAAGCTGTTATGGCGAAGATGACACATATTGTGAAGAAAACCCCGGCGACGCAGTGCTGGAAGGAATTGTCGTTAAGGGCTTCACGGGCACCACGAGTGATAAGGAGGACCCTGTGGTAGCTAATCTGAACTGTGGGTCCAAGGGCACCTGCGATGTCACTATCAGTGGCTTTGAGGTGAAGGCTCCTTCAGGGGATGCGAAGATCCTGTGTGGCAACACTCCTTCTGACCTTGGCGTCACCTGTAGCTCAGGTGCATCTGGGTAA
- a CDS encoding deoxyribodipyrimidine photolyase (unnamed protein product) → MKGALSVIGLSRVAFLYSFPLSSRARSTLTPTIIRNMPQKRKPSQNGTRENGTNSTSDTNKRGKSDLSSPHPNSRQAEEFGIVLRQFYPPEMSNERCQAYNDGTLERPMETLNRVCEETVDARLSIRPNAAVVHWFKSDLRLHDNRALRKAYEVAREHSIPLIALYILSPEDLTAHLSSPARVDLTLRTLEQLKLDLGELDIPLHMETQESRRDIPQRIIHLCQEWGANHLFANIEYEVDELRREAKLVRLCVENGIAFDVLHDTCVVPPGLLSSQQGKQYAVYSPWFRSWQMFLMDNPEHLEVSEEPGSNPGNARKVFKDLFASEVPGAPNNKRLSDEEREHFRQLYPAGEHEGLDRLESFLEEKATAYDDMRNSLSKQTTSVLSPYFASGSLSARTAVAKAKKANKNQLDRNELGFVSWISEVAWRDFYKHVLVRWPFICMNKCFKPEFTDLEWEYNTDYFKAWCEGRTGFPIVDAAMRQMKSSAWMHNRSRMIVASFLSKDLLIDWRRGERYFMEHLIDGDFASNHGGWGFGSSTGVDPQPYFRIFSPLRQSERFDPDGDYIRRWVPELREIEGSAIHDPYDRGAGDLAEKNGYPRPIVDHATRRALALDRYKKAAGGKSR, encoded by the exons ATGAAAGGAGCTCTCTCAGTAATTGGCCTTTCACGCGTTGCGTTCCTTTActcctttcctctctcgTCGCGAGCTCGATCTACGCTGACCCCTACAATCATTCGCAACATGCCACAAAAGCGCAAACCATCGCAAAACGGTACCAGGGAAAATGGAACCAACAGCACCTCAGATACTAACAAGCGGGGCAAATCCGATCTATCATCACCGCATCCCAATTCGCGACAAGCGGAAGAATTCGGAATAGTCTTGCGACAATTCTACCCGCCCGAAATGAGCAACGAGCGGTGCCAAGCCTACAACGACGGAACGCTGGAACGGCCAATGGAGACATTGAATAGGGTCTGTGAAGAAACAGTAGATGCCCGTCTATCGATTCGGCCAAATGCGGCCGTGGTGCATTGGTTCAAGTCCGATCTGCGATTGCATGATAATCGCGCTTTACGGAAGGCATATGAGGTTGCACGTGAACATTCCATCCCTCTTATCGCGCTCTACATTCTCTCACCGGAGGATCTCACGGCGCATTTAAGCAGTCCTGCACGGGTAGATTTGACGTTGAGGACGTTGGAGCAACTGAAGCTGGACTTGGGCGAGTTGGATATTCCCTTGCATATGGAAACACAGGAGAGCCGGAGGGATATCCCGCAGCGCATTATTCATCTATGTCAAGAGTGGGGTGCCAATCACCTTTTTGCAAATATTGAGTACGAAGTTGATGAGCTTCGGCGAGAGGCAAAGTTGGTCCGGCTGTGCGTCGAGAACGGCATCGCCTTTGATGTGCTCCATGACACCTGCGTTGTTCCTCCAGGGTTACTCAGTAGTCAACAGGGAAAACAGTATGCTGTGTACAGTCCATGGTTTCGCTCCTGGCAGATGTTTCTTATGGATAATCCGGAGCATCTCGAAGTGTCGGAAGAACCTGGCTCTAATCCTGGGAATGCTCGGAAAGTCTTCAAGGACCTTTTCGCAAGCGAGGTCCCCGGAGCACCGAATAACAAGCGATTGTCcgatgaagaaagggaaCACTTTCGTCAACTATATCCAGCGGGAGAGCACGAGGGTTTAGATCGCCTAGAAAGCTttctggaagagaaagccaCGGCTTACGATGATATGCGGAACTCACTATCTAAGCAGACCACATCAGTTCTAAGTCCGTACTTTGCCTCTGGATCATTGAGTGCTAGAACTGCGGTGGCTAAAGCTAAGAAAGCAAACAAAAACCAACTGGACCGAAATGAGCTTGGCTTTGTATCTTGGATCAGTGAGGTGGCATGGAGGGACTTTTACAAACACGTGTTGGTTCGTTGGCCGTTCATATG CATGAACAAATGCTTCAAGCCTGAATTTACAGACCTCGAATGGGAATATAACACGGACTATTTTAAAGCGTGGTGCGAGGGTAGAACCGGCTTCCCCATTGTCGACGCCGCCATGCGACAGATGAAAAGCTCCGCCTGGATGCACAACCGGTCTCGCATGATCGTCGCATCCTTTCTATCGAAGGATCTGTTAATAGACTGGCGACGCGGAGAGAGATACTTTATGGAACACCTCATCGACGGCGATTTCGCCTCCAACCACGGCGGCTGGGGGTTCGGCTCCAGCACCGGAGTCGATCCACAACCATACTTTCGCATCTTCAGTCCCTTACGTCAGAGCGAGCGATTCGACCCGGACGGGGATTATATACGGCGCTGGGTACCGGAGCTGCGTGAAATCGAGGGATCGGCTATTCATGATCCGTATGATCGCGGCGCGGGCGACTTGGCCGAGAAGAACGGATATCCGAGACCGATCGTAGATCATGCGACAAGGCGGGCGCTCGCCTTAGATCGGTATAAGAAGGCTGCTGGTGGAAAGTCGAGATAG
- a CDS encoding putative MFS monocarboxylate transporter produces the protein MSDTFSLALIGNFPSMSEMGMQEKFSGQPSRNDDHAQHADEPQAQPEHPGTGDTCARQGAEQEKPPPNGGLQSWLNVAAAFCVFVNTWGLITTFGAFQEYYRTVLLRNESSSAISWIGSIQATLIPMVGMVTGPLVDAGYLRILILSGSFLIVFGMMMTSLATEYYQVLLAQAFCTGLGGGISYIPAMVVLSSSFTTKRAVAIGCASIGSSVGSVIFPIMFRRLQPAIGFPWAVRCIAFINLLMSIIACSILCRHPGKKTQARSLVEWKALKHPTFMLLSVSLTCVMLAYYVPIFYVATYARVKLNTETNLSFYLVSIINGASAFGRTVPYLLGSRINTIFVLISCTAASAVAMYTWIATSNTAGFIVWACYWGFLSGVLVTAPTSIVAHPVFTPDKNYLGTRMGMMWGISSFGALAGAPIAGALVDLEHKNFVRAQVFSGSLMVGAVLLQVWPTIAALRYDRNKDREAK, from the exons ATGTCCGAcactttttctttggctCTTATCGGAAATTTTCCAAGCATGTCAGAGATGGGAATGCAAGAGAAATTCTCCGGGCAACCCTCCCGAAACGATGATCACGCTCAGCATGCCGATGAACCGCAGGCACAGCCCGAACATCCGGGAACCGGAGATACATGCGCCCGGCAAGGTGCAGAACAGGAAAAGCCACCTCCCAACGGCGGTCTGCAATCGTGGCTCAATGTGGCGGCGGCCTTCTGTGTCTTTGTGAATACCTG GGGTTTAATTACGACATTTGGCGCGTTCCAGGAGTATTACCGAACTGTACTGCTGCGCAATGAATCCTCCTCGGCTATCTCATGGATCGGTAGCATTCAGGCCACTCTGATCCCCATGGTTGGAATGGTCACTGGACCACTGGTCGATGCGGGCTATCTGCGCATACTAATCTTGTCTGGTAGTTTCCTCATCGTATTTGGCATGATGATGACAAGTCTAGCAACGGAGTACTACCAA GTCCTATTGGCACAAGCCTTTTGCACGGGATTAGGCGGAGGAATCTCGTACATCCCCGCAATGGTAGTGTTATCTTCCTCCTTTACCACAAAACGAGCAGTGGCGATCGGCTGTGCATCCATCGGCTCCAGCGTTGGCAGCGTGATCTTCCCAATTATGTTCCGTCGCCTACAACCCGCGATCGGATTTCCTTGGGCCGTCCGCTGCATAGCGTTCATCAACCTACTCATGTCCATCATAGCGTGCTCGATCTTGTGTCGCCATCCGGGCAAGAAAACACAAGCTCGAAGTTTAGTTGAATGGAAGGCTCTGAAACACCCAACATTCATGCTCCTATCGGTATCGCTCACTTGCGTGATGCTCGCCTACTATGTTCCGATTTTCTATGTTGCCACCTACGCACGGGTGAAATTGAACACGGAAACGAACCTGTCCTTCTACCTAGTGTCCATCATCAATGGAGCCTCGGCATTCGGACGAACCGTCCCTTACCTCTTAGGATCTCGGATCAACACGATCTTTGTCTTGATTTCGTGCACCGCCGCATCGGCCGTCGCCATGTACACCTGGATTGCGACAAGCAATACGGCCGGATTCATTGTCTGGGCCTGTTACTGGGGTTTCCTCAGTGGCGTTCTGGTCACCGCACCTACCTCAATCGTCGCGCACCCCGTTTTTACCCCAGACAAGAACTACCTTGGCACTCGGATGGGCATGATGTGGGGAATCAGTTCCTTTGGCGCGTTGGCCGGGGCACCCATTGCGGGCGCATTGGTCGACCTCGAACATAAGAACTTTGTTCGGGCCCAGGTGTTTTCTGGGAGTTTGATGGTAGGGGCTGTTCTTTTACAAGTGTGGCCGACTATTGCTGCACTTCGGTATGACCGTAATAAAGATCGGGAAGCCAAGTAG